In the genome of Ictalurus furcatus strain D&B chromosome 13, Billie_1.0, whole genome shotgun sequence, one region contains:
- the LOC128616659 gene encoding peroxidasin-like, with translation MCRSEQRYQKRFAVPGDQSRGDFSLKISSVAYNDAGSYRCSCNGESVTEVKLKVIVPTGVKAFEGENITLPCYGDTRQDVKDVKWKKDGQKVLLYTHANRSVTTDEASESTFMMSVERFLDGDLSLHIGSVRLSDAGVYQCLIHDESQDGEPRAVLLKVEGLQELTTTNSAEVTVRPVLLGLIIAVGVIGLTFTL, from the exons ATGTGTCGCAGTGAACAGCGTTATCAGAAAAGATTTGCAGTACCAGGAGATCAGAGCAGAGGAGATTTCTCCCTGAAGATCAGTTCAGTAGCCTACAATGATGCCGGCTCCTACAGGTGCAGCTGTAATGGAGAATCAGTTACTGAAGTCAAACTGAAAGTTATTG TTCCGACGGGCGTAAAGGCTTTCGAGGGGGAGAACATCACCCTCCCGTGCTACGGAGACACTCGGCAAGATGTTAAAGACGTCAAATGGAAGAAAGATGGACAAAAGGTTCTGCTGTACACTCATGCAAACAGATCAGTGACTACCGATGAAGCATCAGAAAGCACATTTATGATGTCAGTAGAACGCTTTCTAGACGGTGATCTCTCTCTTCACATCGGTTCAGTTCGCCTGTCTGATGCAGGAGTATATCAGTGTCTGATCCATGATGAATCTCAGGACGGAGAACCACGAGCTGTTTTACTGAAGGTAGAAG GGCTACAAGAGTTAACAACCACCAACAGCGCTGAAGTTACAGTACGGCCTGTTCTACTAGGATTGATCATCGCTGTAGGAGTCATCGGACTGACATTTACATTGTGA